One window of Paenibacillus sp. FSL K6-3182 genomic DNA carries:
- a CDS encoding HPr family phosphocarrier protein encodes MISKTYTIINPTGFHVRPTKTFVQTANTFPCKISVIAKGKKVNGKSSLSMLTLGIAMNEEVTLEIDGEQEEQALETLGQLLTEIHE; translated from the coding sequence ATGATTAGCAAAACTTACACTATCATCAATCCGACGGGCTTTCATGTACGCCCAACTAAAACCTTCGTCCAAACAGCAAACACCTTTCCTTGTAAAATCAGCGTCATTGCCAAAGGCAAAAAAGTAAACGGCAAAAGCTCGCTTAGCATGCTGACACTTGGTATCGCGATGAATGAAGAAGTGACTTTGGAAATTGACGGCGAACAGGAAGAGCAAGCGCTCGAGACGCTTGGTCAATTGCTCACTGAAATTCACGAATAG